Proteins found in one Salvelinus alpinus chromosome 11, SLU_Salpinus.1, whole genome shotgun sequence genomic segment:
- the LOC139533944 gene encoding putative ferric-chelate reductase 1, with protein sequence MERYIFIIVLLACYLRAVQCYSSGKVTGACDNMTPQHKNGAQQRPAPFSVTTDRFSFKEGDEIIVRLLAASTPFIGFMLQAREVGGSSPLGSFTVTSGKAQLLTCNGLPNSAVSHTSDSPKSSIQGIWRAPISGNLNSIQFSASFVKDYSTFWVGVRSSTVTYNVAAAPSTNSTSISITSTSSFTSSSKLSNSSTGCGSTKVCFSQPLNCDPGVSPDCYFLSAMTSPGDTAVQLEMTGPSDGYIAIGFSDDQRMGNDDIYICGRDSGGLIQLQHAFSTGRKIPDILPLGNVSDVKSSVNNSIISCSFTTRNPISTQRSGGSSSLYYLMIVHGPSSTGTIGFHTGTFISDTKVDISSPQVVTSEKEPPIIKAHGSLMLIAWMTTGSLGMIIARYLKGVAKGKHYFGKDVWFLAHVSLMTLTVAATIIAFILAFSEVGGWSGGAHPVLGCIVMILAFFQPIAAMFRCGPHHHWRFLFNWSHALNAVAIKLLAVAAIFTGLSYFDTSEDGWLLKVMGGFVGWEATMYILLEFHIRWKLNDHAENASESTRMELLLLVLFFLGNIAFLVALLVGIGSS encoded by the exons ATGGAACGATACATATTTATCATTGTGTTATTGGCGTGTTATCTGCGTGCGGTGCAGTGCTACAGCTCCGGAAAGGTGACTGGGGCGTGTGACAATATGACACCGCAACACAAAAACGGCGCGCAGCAAAGGCCCGCTCCATTCTCTGTCACCACTGACCGGTTCAGCTTTAAGGAGGGCGATGAAATCATAG TCAGGCTCCTGGCAGCTTCCACTCCATTCATTGGGTTTATGTTACAAGCCAGAGAGGTTGGAGGAAGCAGTCCTCTGGGATCCTTCACTGTAACAAGTGGAAAGGCCCAGCTACTCACCTGCAACGGACTACCT aaTTCTGCAGTTTCTCACACATCAGATTCACCTAAATCCTCCATCCAGGGAATATGGAGGGCCCCCATATCAGGCAACCTCAACTCCATCCAATTCAG TGCATCCTTTGTAAAAGATTACTCCACCTTCTGGGTTGGAGTGAGAAGTTCTACAGTTACATACAACGTTGCTGCTGCACCCTCAACTAACAGCACATCCATATCCATCACCTCTACCTCCTCCTTCACCTCATCCTCAAAA TTGTCCAACTCCAGCACTGGATGTGGCAGCACTAAGGTCTGTTTCAGCCAACCTCTGAACTGTGACCCTGGGGTCAGTCCAGACTGTTACTTCCTGTCTGCTATGACTTCTCCCGGTGATACAGCCGTCCAGCTGGAGATGACCGGCCCTTCAGATGGCTACATCGCCATCGGCTTCTCAGATGACCAGAGGATG GGAAATGATGACATCTATATTTGTGGACGGGACAGTGGCGGGCTCATCCAATTGCAACACGCCTTTTCAACAGGAAGGAAGATACCGGACATACTTCCTCTG GGAAATGTTTCTGATGTTAAATCCTCAGTGAATAATAGTATCATTAGCTGTTCCTTTACGACTAGGAACCCCATTTCAACTCAGCGATCCGGAGGGTCTAGTTCCCTCTACTATCTCATGATCGTTCATGGACCCTCCAGTACTG GGACAATCGGCTTTCACACTGGCACCTTCATCAGTGACACTAAAGTGGATATTTCAAGTCCTCAAGTTGTTACAAGTGAAAAAGAGCCACCTATTATTAAAGCACATG GTTCCCTGATGTTGATAGCGTGGATGACCACAGGTAGTTTGGGAATGATCATAGCCAGGTATCTGAAAGGTGTGGCCAAGGGGAAACATTATTTTGGGAAAGATGTTTGGTTTCTG GCGCACGTGTCTCTTATGACACTCACTGTTGCCGCCACCATCATCGCCTTCATTTTGGCCTTCTCAGAAGTTGGAGGCTGGAGTGGG GGAGCCCATCCTGTGTTGGGCTGCATCGTTATGATCTTGGCCTTCTTCCAGCCTATCGCTGCCATGTTCCGATGTGGACCTCATCATCACTG GCGATTCCTCTTCAATTGGTCCCATGCTTTGAATGCAGTGGCAATAAAACTTTTAGCTG TGGCAGCTATATTCACTGGGCTGTCGTATTTTGACACCTCTGAGGATGGTTGGCTTCTGAAGGTGATGGGGGGGTTTGTTGGATGGGAGGCAACGATGTACATCCTGCTAGAATTCCACATCCGCTGGAAGCTCAATG ATCATGCAGAGAATGCTTCTGAATCG ACAAGAATGGAGTTGTTACTGCTGGTCTTGTTTTTCCTTGGAAATATAGCCTTTTTGGTGGCACTACTTGTTGGAATTGGCTCGTCATGA